The window AATCGAAGCCAAGCGCCTTCGCAACCTTATTTCTGTCAATGGGATAGGGGGTTCCAGCCATGGCGGCGGAGCCCAGCGGAAGCACATTGGCCCGCTTGCGCAACTGGGTGAACCGCTCCGCATCGCGGGTCAGCATCTCCACATAGGCCAGCAGGTGATGGGCCAGCAACACGGGCTGAGCGTTCTGCAAGTGAGTAAATCCGGGGAGAATAACGTCCAGGTGGGCCTCGGCCAGGTCCAGCAGCGCGCTTCGGAGGGCGCCGATGAGTCCCACGACGGCGTCGATCTGGTCCCGCATCCACAAGCGCATGTCCGTGGCAATCTGGTCATTACGGCTGCGACCGGTGTGGAGGCGCTTGCCCGCGTCGCCAATCCGTTCCACCAACGCTGCCTCGATATTGGTGTGCACGTCCTCCATCGCCGTGTCCCACGCGATTTTGCCCGCCTCCACGTCTTTGGCAATCGATTTCAAGCCCTTGATGATCTTGGTGGCCTCGGATTTGGCGATAATGCCGCAATCGCCGAGCATTTCGGCGTGGGCGATGCTCGCGCGGATGTCCCAGGGGGCGAGGCGGGCGTCATAACTGACCGATTCTCCGAGGGCTACCACCAATGCGTCTGTCTGGCCCTCGAAACGGCCACCCCAAAGTTTGCTCATTCATCATCCTCGCGCTATAGTATCCTTAACTACGTGGCGTGGCGCGTCCTGTCGACCCTGCGCCACCCCGGTTAATGATAGCCCATTGTTGCTCCCGGATTCGAACGGGCCCGGGCATTGTGCCCGCCCCTGACATAAACGTTCCAACCTGTTGAATATATTGGACGCTATGGACGACTTCATCGAACAAGTTGAGCGTTATCGTGATGAATTCTATCGGTATGTGCTGAGGACTCTCTGGGACCCCGGCAATGCGGACGACGTCTTCTCGTCCGCGGTGCTGGCCGCCTGGGAGAATCAACACAAGTTCACGCCGGGCACGAATTTCCGCGCCTGGATGTACCGGATCATCACGAACAAGTGTTACGTGGCCAATCGCGTTACCGGCAGAACACCGGCCCCGATCGACGATGTTCCGGAGTCGTCCTTCATGGACTTGTCCGACGAGCACGGTTACTACGACGTGCTGGACAACCCTCAGGAGGTGTTGGAGGAGTGCGGCGACGAGGTCAACGTCGCCCTGGGAAAACTTTCGGCCGCACAGCGAACCTGCCTGCTGCTGCGGGGCGTGGAAAAGTTCTCCTACAAGGAAATTGCCGAGATTATGGAAATACCGGTGGGTACGGTGATGACCCACCTCTCTCGCGGCCGGGCGAAGCTCCGAAAAGAGCTCCTGGCCTATGCGCAGGAACAAGGGATCGTACGGAATCTGCCGCGGCTTATCCCGCGCGCACTTCGCGATACGGATGAAAGCGGCTTGCAAAGCCACGGTACCGCATAATGAGCACCGACGAACGAGAAAAGCGATGGATGGCGTACATGGACGGCCAGATGAGCACGTCCGAGGCGCTTGAATTCGAGCGGTCGCTTTCTTCTCGTGAAAAAGACCGCCTCACCGGCGAGGTCCGGCTTGAATCCGCGGTATGCGAATCCCTCATGGGCCGCGAATGCTGCCCCGTGGCGCTCTGGAACTCGCTGAATGAAAAAATGAAGAAGCCCGCTCCGGCGGTCATGTCGCGGAAGTACTTTTGGCTGTCGCGGGGTATTTCCGTGCTCGCGGCTACGGCGCTGGTGGTTTTTGGAGTCACGCTTTACACCGATCTCGCGCCCAACCAGAATTTCGCCGAAGCGAGCATCATCGAAATCGACAACACCGACGTTGTGGAATTCGCCAAGGCTTCGGAAGTGCCCGCCACCGTTGAAGCGGCTCAAAAGTTTCTGGACGACAACAACATTGATCTGCAGTTCGTCAGCCTGCCCGTGCCGGCCAGCGGCCATGCCCACAAGGTGGAGTTTCTGGGCGCCTGCCGCAGCAAGTGCAAAGAAAAGGGTCTGGTGGAACTGCGCTTCAGTTGCTGTGGAAAACCCGCCGCGCTGCTGGTGGCGCGCCAGGGAACACCGGCGGCCCAGAAGCTCAAGGGCGCCGCACGCTGCGGCACGATTCAGGAAACGCGCGTGACGGGCGACTACGTGACGGCGGTGGCCTGCGGCCACGACTCCACCGGCCTCATCGACATGCTCCAGCCCCGGAAGTCCACCCTCATCTAAAGCGAGGGTATCCATGTCGGCGCCGGTGCGCGCCCCCCCGCATCGTCCTGCTTGCCGATTCCGCCTTGCACTTCACCCGAACTCCCAGTACACTTATCCGCCTGAAGAATTTTCCCGGTTCACACAACGTGCAAAGAGGAGTCATTCACCATGTCCAATCCTGTAAGCCGTCGCGGCTTCCTCCAGACCGCCTCGGTCACCGGCGCGGCCGCGCTTGGCGCCGGCGCAACCACGCTCTCAGCCCCGGTGAAAGCGACTGCGGCGGAGAAATACAAATACCAGGGCGGAATCAGCCCCTGGCCCCTCTCGATGAACACCAGCACCATTCGCCCCGCTTCCCTGCAGGACAAGATCAAGGTGACGGCGGAAGCGGGATGGGACGCCATCGAGCCCTGGATCAACGACTTGGAAAAGTATGAGGAAGAAGGGGGCAACCTCAAGGACCTCGGAAAGCAGATTAAAGACCTGGGCCTCTTTGTGCCCAACGTTATCGGACTGTGGGAAAGCATCCCCGCCGATCAGGCCGCCTGGGAGGCCTCGCTCGAAGTCACCCGCCGCCGCATGCGCCAATGCGCCGATATCGGCTCCATACACGTGGCGGCCATTCCCACGCCCGATCGGGAAAACTTCGACGTGAAGTGGGGTGCGGAACGCTATCGGGATCTGCTGCGCATCGGTCGGGAAGACTACAACATCATCGTGGCCATCGAGTTCATCGGCTTTCTCAAAGGACTCAATAAGTTCGGCATGGCCTGCTCGCTGGCCGTGGATTCCGACGATCCCACAGCATGCATCGTGGCCGACACGTTTCACCTGTGGCGGGGCGGCTCCGGTTTCAACGGAATCCAATTGCTGAATGAGAAGATCATCGGCAACTTCCATTGGAACGACATCGGCGCGGACGCGAAGCCCGAAGGTACGGGCGACGCCTCGCGTATTCTTCCGGGCGATGGCGTTCTGCCCCTGCATCAGGCCCTGCGCGATCTGAAGGCCATCGGCTACACGCGCACCCTTTCCCTGGAACTCTTCAATGAAGAACTGTGGAAAAAGGATCCGAAGGAAGTGTCGGAGATCGGCCTCCGCAAAATGCGCGAAGGCGTGGAAAAGGCGCTCGCCTGATCAGTAATCCTGCGGACATCCCGGGCGCCGCGGGCCAGCGCCCGGGATGCCGCCTTTTGGCACTGATGCGAGCGACATCATGAACCACGGAGTTCACGGAGGCACGGAGAAAAAGAGAACGTGAGGTGTTTTGGATTGGAATTTTGTGGCATGCCCGTTCTTTCTAAGCGCTCCTTCCTTTGTTTTTCTCCGTGCCTTTGTGACCTCCGTGGTCAGTTTCTCTCTTGATTGCCGCAGAACCCACGGAAGGCCATCACTTGGGCAAAATTCCGGCGAAGAAATTCATCAAGCTGTTCACACTGCTCTCGGCTGTTTTGGCGGTTGCCCTTGGCGGCCTGCTGTTGCTCATGAACAGCCGTGCGGGGGTGGGGGATGATCTATCCGAAAGCGCCCTCCTCGCGACCCCACCCGCGCCGCTCGGCGCGCCCGTGACGTTGAAGGTGGTCACCTTCAACATCCAGGATCTTTACATCGCAGGCAAAGATCGTCCACTGCGGATGCGCGCTATCGGCGCGAAGCTCATGATCCTGGATCCCGACATCGTGGGCTTTCAGGAGGCCTTTATCGCTTCCGACCGCGCCGTGCTGCTGAAGGAACTCGAATCCACTCGATTGAAATATCATCAATACTATCCCAGCGGGAATGTGGGCAGCGGGCTTCTGATTGCCAGCGCCTTCCCTATCAAAGAGGTTTACTTTCACCGCTTCACCACGTCCAATCCTTTCTATAAGATCTGGGAGGGCGACTGGTGGGCCGGCAAGGGCGTGGCCCTGGCCCGGTTGGAACTGCCCGAGGGCCACATCGACTTTTACAACACCCACGCCCAGGCGGGCTACGGCAACCCCGCCTACGACCTCGTGCGCAACGAGCAGATGGCCGAGCTCGCTGCTTTTGTCAAGCGCAGCCACACCGGAAGCGCCCCGGCGCTGCTGGCGGGCGACATGAATTGCCGTATCGAGGACGCCGAGTTTCAGACCGCGGTCAACGGCGCGGGGCTCGCGCGCGTTATGTCCGGCGAATCCCGAATCGACCACATCTTCGCCCGCACCGACGCCCGCTATACATTTGAAGTAATCAAGACGGAGCCGATCGAGGCCAAGGTCAAGCTGAGCGAGAAGGAGATCTCCTTGAGCGACCACATCGGCTATATGAGCACTATTGCGATCCGCCCAAATGAAACCACTACGAACAGGAGTGAACCATGATACGTCGCGCTTGCGCCCTGCTGATGCCGTTACTCGCCGCCACCGGCCTGGCCCAGGGAGAAACCCCCTCGATAGAGACCATCAAATCCGCCGCGGAGGCCTCGTGGAAGCAGGTCCAGTCGTTCACGAGCGACGTGACTATGGACTTCCTTTTTCCCGTGGGCACTGAGCCCCTCAACCTGACGGGCGCCGGGTCACTTAATTACCTGCGGGATAAGGAAAAGGACAAGTATCGCTTCAAAGTCGTCACCAAAGTTCCCGAGCCCTTCGCCATGGAAATGAAGATGGATGTGCTGTATGACGACGACAAGGTGTACACCGTGACCGAGGTCATGGGGCAGAAGCACAAGCAGGAGGGCAAGCCTTCCCTGGAGCAGAACGCCCTCCCGCCTGGCGGCGGCAGACTGATCGAAGGAATGGAAGCTCAGATGGTGCTGACGCCCCTGGAAAGCGCCAAAGTGGGCGAGCACGAAGTATTCGTCGTCGAAGGCAAGCCTCGGGATGCGGCCCTGCCTTTTTCCAAAGCGATCTTCTATATCGACAAGGGTCTCGGCATCCAGCGGAAATCGGAGATCTACCAGCAGGACGGCACCCTGGGGATTACCATGACTTTCAGCAATATCCAGCTCAATTCGAACCCGAGCCCCAGCATGTTTGTGCCCGAGCCCTGAGCGCAGTTTCATGAGTGACGGCAAGAAGGCGCCACCCCAGGACTCTCAGAGGAAGGGCTTGAAGAGTCGCTCTGCGTTGGCGAAGAAAATGGCCTCCCGGCCCGCTGTGTCAATTTCCAGAAAGCGCATGGCAAAGCACAGCGACGCCAGGTTTTCATAGGCCGCGAAGGTGCTTCGGTGGGCCATGCCGCCCTGGCGCGCCACCATCCCATCGGTGCAGCAATGCCAGCTCAGGCCCATGCGGACATAATTGCCACGAAAACCCACCGCCGTGACAAGGTCGGAGCCGAACAGGATTTTTGAACGGTCGTAGTGCTTCAACACGGTGAGAAACACGCCCGCGTCGCACACGGCGGACGTGTCCATCCAGACGTTGTCCGCCCGAACCAGCTCGGCCACCATCTTCTCCGCATTTGGCGCGATGAAGCAACGCCCGCAGTGGGCGAGGATGAACTGGCAGTTGGGAAACGCCTTTGAAAGCAGGGCAATGTCCCTGAGATTGTCGGCGTCGCCCATGCCCGCCTGTTTCGCCACGTGGAGCATCACCGCGAGACCATACTTGTCCGCCAGGGCGAGCTGCCCCTCCGGGATGAGATCCGTGATGTCCGAATCGTTCATGGGCTTGCCTTCGACAAAGCACATGTAGGGCTTCAGCACCGCCGGGCGATGCCGAAGGATATCGGCCTCAAGCCGCTCCAGCGAGTCGGACGGCTTCACAAGCCACGCGAAGATATGCCCCGCCGGCGCGCACTGGGTCGCCACTTCCAGGTTTTCTTCCGCCATCAGCACGTCGGGCGTGGGGTAGCCCATGACCATCCCGCGCACATTGATGCCGGGAAGGAGGACCTCCCACCAGTGCTGGAGCCACGGAAGATCCACATTGCCCAGAAGATCGTCTTCGGCAAAGGAGAGGGTCTCCGCGATTTGCGGGTGGCAGCGGTTGATCAGCAGGTGCGTGTGGGCGTCGAAGATGCGCGTCGGAAGCCAGGGCGCGATCTCGGTGCGGTAGATCTGGCGGTCGTCATCGGTGAGGGTCAACTGGCGCATGGGTTTCACTTCTCCACTTCGGGCGGCTTCACCACCGTCATGCGGCAGCGGCCCTTCTCGCAACTGATGATATCGAAGTCCACCTGATAGCCATACTCTTCGATCAACGGTGGGTAAAGCACCTGGCAGTGCTCGCAGTACTTCTTGTAGGGATCGATGCGGCCCGACTGGTGCACCAGCCGCGCGGAGGGGCAATCCTGCATGTCGATCACGAACATATCCTCATAGATCGACAGGCGATGGCGGCCCCCCTCTTCGGTGAGGGTGTGGGTCCAGTATTTGTGCATACCCTCCAGGCCATCTTTCTCAATATATTCCCGAAGGTTGCCCAGGAAGTTGTCCGAGATGCCCTTCCAGAATTCGTGGACCTTCGCCTCGCCGTCTTTCTCCTCCAGAAAGCGGAACAGCTCGCTGTAGCACCAGATAAACTCGGTACAGGAAATCATGCTTCCTCCTTCCAGAAACGCTGCACACAGCGGCCCTCCGACTGATTGTACTCCACGCTGCTGCGATAGCCTGCGCGTTGGCAGATGGCCTCGTTCAAGATGCGCGTGTGCTCGCAGAAATTCGGGTCGATGTCGTAGCCCTGCTTTTTCATGTGGGCGATGGCCGGGCACTCGTGCACATCAAGCACGAGGACTTCGCCTTCGTCGCGCAGTTCAAACTTGCCGCCTTCGAGCGTGAAGATGTGCTCCCAGTGGGCGCGGAGGGAGGACAGGCCCTCGTCGCGCAGACCCTTCACCAGCGGGGTGTAAACCGTGTCGGCCAGTTTCTCCAGGTAGGCTTTGAGCCCTTCCATACCATAACTTTGCATGATGAATTGGATGCCATAACTGAAAGCGCCGTGGAAATCCTTGTGTACGTTGGCCATGAATGGCTCCTGTAAGTTCTACGATTTTTGGAGGTGGTTCTCGTCGGGGGAAAGGCCCTATGAGTTTTATGGGACTTCAAGTCCTTTGGCCCATACGACTTATACGACCTATAAGACTCAAATCTCTCTCTGGCAATCTTCAATGTTATTCTGTACCCGCCAATTTCACACATCGCGCCGCCAATGACTCCAACGATATACCACTGAGACCGTGCATCGCCAGCAGGGCCGCGCCAAGACTCGTGGGTTCGGGACAGTCCACCGCTCGGGCAGGAATACCCAGGATATCGGACTTGATCGCCATCCACACCTTGCTCCGCGCCGCACCGCCCACGCTGTGAATCTCGCTCGGGCGCGACGGACCGCACAGTTGTTCGAGTTGATCGCTCAGGGAATTCGCCACGCCTTCGAAGATGGCGCGCACGGCCTCGCCGCGTGGCTCCATATTGGCCCAGGCGCGCACAAGTTCCAAAAGCGCCGGCGTATCCAGATTGCGGGGCAAAATGAGTCGTCCACTCGAAGCATTCGCCGCTTCTTCACCGAGCGCGTCAAACTCCATCGGCTCGGGCAGGGCATTGCGAAAGGCTTCGAGCAGATTGGCGGAAACATCGCCAAAAATCATCTGGTAGTAGCGACCGGGCGAAGCGGAAGGTCCCCAGAACACGGGGCTCCCCACGACGGGCGCGAACTCATCCGCGCAACGCACCGTGGCCAGGACGGTGCCGGTGGTTTCGGAGATGTCGCCGCATTGCGTGTTGCCCGCGCCGATAGCCCCCGCAAACTGATCCAGACAGCCGACGACAAACCGGCAATCAGATGAAAGGTGAAATGCTTCGCTTGCAGCCGGCGTCACCCTACCCAGATTGGTGCCCGCGCGGACGATGTCGCAGAGGCTGTCCCGCTCCAGGGCGATCAGGGCCAACGCATCGTCGCGCCATTCCAGCGTATGAATGTCGATGAGTCCGGTCAGCCCCGCCGTACCCGCTTCAGTCACAAACTTGCCAGTAAAGCGCCACGTGAGATAGTCGCTGATGAGGAGAATACGATCTACGCGCTCCCATAGTTCGGCGGTTTCTTCCTGGTGCCAGTAGAGCTTGGCCAGCATGAACTCCGGCGAGAGTCCGGGAACGCCCGATCTCGCGTAGAAATCGGGCAGTGTTATGAAGGCGTCCAGTGGCGGATCGATGGCGGCTGCGCGGCGATCATTCCAGATAATGAAGGGGGTGAGGGCCTCTCCTGATGGTGCAAGCAGTACGAAGCTGTTTGTCTGGCTGGAAAAGGTGACCGCAGTGATGGCGGCGTAGTCCGCAGGCGCCGAGGCCCGGAGTTCGTCTGCGATCTGCTGGATGGCCGCATCAAAGGCTGCTACCGACACTTCACTGTGCATGCCGCGCGTGTTGGTGAAGGGCGTGGGGATGCGGACGAGGGCCTTGAGTTCCCCGTTGATGTCGAAAAGCGTGCCCTTGAAATTGGTTGTGCCAAGATCGAACACGAGAATGGTGCCGGAAGGATTCAACATGTCGCCCTGTAAGTTGGGTGAAGTACTGAAAACATCATATTTCCAGCGCCGGCTCGCAGAGCAGTTCCGCCGCGAGGTCCATCAGAATGGTTGCACCGTCTGGACTCTTAAACAGGGCGTTCGACGCTTCGTAGCCGCCTTCGGCCAGGGCCTCTTCTGTTACCAGATAGCCCTGCAGTTCACCATTGGCCATGGTGATGGCATGGAGCTTCGGAAACTCCGCCTGCAAATCGAGGACAAACTCCACAAAGACTTCACCGGGGAACGCCGCGATCCGCTGATCACCGAGGCGGAAGCATTGCACTTCGGCGGGTATGCACTTCGCCGCCGCCGCATCCACCAGCCCACGGCGGACCGCCTGGGCCAGCGTTAAGGTCTCCTGGGCTCCAAAAAGATCCGTCTCCGCCGTGCGCGTCTCGGGGCTGCCCGGATTCGCCTGTTTCAATCGCTCGAATCGGGCGGTTGCCGTGTCCACCGCCGCCGCCGCTTCCGCCTCGCCGGGGAAGACTCGCAGGGGCAGCCTGTCGGACGTGGCACCGTGGCCCAGTGTCAATTCAGCGCTGAATTTCGGCGCGGCCATGGCCTCCAGCACGTTGTCGGCGAGGGCAAAGCCCAGGCGCTCCGCTTCGGCGAAGGTGTTCGCCTTCACCACATGGCGCGGGCTCTGGTTGCCGCAGGCGCCCGTGTGATAGATCACGGGAAGGCCCTGCCACGCTGCTTGAAGGCGTTGCCGCGTGAGGCCGGGAAAGTCGCCGCTGTACAGCGTAGAGTCTTCGTGCAGCACCGTAGGGTGCATGGATACAATCAACATGACACCGATGGGCGCCTGAGTCACCGCGTCGCGCACAAGCCACACGGGCACCTCGGGAATACTCGGTCCGGCGGGGTTGCGCCGGTTCCCGCCCACGCACGAACCATCGGCAATGGCAAACGCGATCTCCGCCGCCACGGCGGATTTCACCGCCGCCTCGCCCGCCGCCACAATGCCATCCTCCAGTTGCTGGAGAAAGGCCTCGTCCGGCGGCGGCACCGTGTGGTCGGCCGCGTTGCTCACGTAGGCCACCGTATCCGGCCCGGAGTGCGTGTGGGTCGCCGACAGGCAGATGGCGCTCGCGGGGATGCCCGTGGACGATGCGAGGCGGTTGCGCGCGCGGCCCGCAAGATCTTTGGGCACGAAAATGACATCGTTGCCAATGAAAAGTTGCTGCTCGCCGCCCGACTTGAGGTAGAGCGCGGAACTGTAGAGGGGATCGTGGACGCCCGTGCTGTTGCGGGCCACGTGGGGGTAGCCGAAGAGGTGAAGGGACGTCGCGGGGGTGATATCCACCGCCGCCGCGCCGGCGAAGAGTTGGTTGTTCAAAGGCGAACCTTTCCGTGGACTGAAACACAACGAAGCAACACGGCCGGGCTACACGGGCGCAACGGGCAACCGGCGGCTGGAATTCTAGCCGGGATGGCGGTCCGAAATACAGGTAGACGCGCTTCCCGCCCAATACAAGGGGCGTCATTCGACTTGATAATGTTGTTATAACCAATTATACTTTTCCCATACCTGTGTTGCAATCGATTCTCGACCGGCCCCAGGAAGCCCCGCCCAACCATGCAAGCCACCGCCTACAACCGCGTCGCCGCCACCCTCCGTGACCAGATCCTTTCGGGCACCTGGCAAGGCAGCAACCAGTTGCCGACGGAGCGGGAACTCTGCGAGCGGTTTCAAACATCGCGCATCACCATTCGCCGGGCCCTACAGATTCTGGAGGATGAGCAACTGGTGGAACGCCATCAGGGCGTGGGCACCTTTATCAAGTCCAATCCGGAACGCAAGATACCCCTGCTGACGACAGACTACTTCGGCAGCATCCAGACCCATGCGCCCGATCTCAGTCGCCGCCTGGAATATCTCCGCACGGCCGCGGCGAACGAAGCGACCGCGAAAGCCCTGCAACTCGCCCCCGGCGAGTCGGTGCTGGAAGGGGTGCGCGTGGATCGTCTCCGCGAGGAGCCCATCGCCACGGACCAGGTGTTCATCGTGCAGCGCTTCGCCGACCGCCTGGACATCGCCCATTTCGAGGAAATGGACTTTCTTGCCCTCTGGGCCCGGCGGCAACGGATCGCGCTGGACTATTGCACCCAGTCCATTGAAGCAACCCGCGCCCTGAAGCCCATTGCCACCCTGCTCAACATCAAGACGAACGATATCGTGCTCAAAGAGACCAATGTGGTAACTGTTTCCGGCGGCATACCCGCGGGACTCTTTATCACCCATTATCGCCACGACGTATTTCGCTTCGAGAGCACCATTGACCTCAAATCGCGCGGCACCCTGGGGAAATCCCATGGCTGAGTTGTTTATTGAGAACGCGCGCGTGATCGCGCCCGGCGAGGGTGTCTTAGAGGGCTCGATCCATGTGAGAAATGGGGTCATCAAAGCGCTTGGTCCCGACCTTGTATTGGGCGGCGGCAAGATCGAATGCATCAACGCGCGGGGCAAACGTGTCACGCCCGGCCTGATCGATGTCCACACCCACGGCATGCACCACTACAATTATGATCGCGGCGCCG is drawn from Candidatus Hydrogenedentota bacterium and contains these coding sequences:
- a CDS encoding RNA polymerase sigma factor — its product is MDDFIEQVERYRDEFYRYVLRTLWDPGNADDVFSSAVLAAWENQHKFTPGTNFRAWMYRIITNKCYVANRVTGRTPAPIDDVPESSFMDLSDEHGYYDVLDNPQEVLEECGDEVNVALGKLSAAQRTCLLLRGVEKFSYKEIAEIMEIPVGTVMTHLSRGRAKLRKELLAYAQEQGIVRNLPRLIPRALRDTDESGLQSHGTA
- a CDS encoding sugar phosphate isomerase/epimerase, yielding MSNPVSRRGFLQTASVTGAAALGAGATTLSAPVKATAAEKYKYQGGISPWPLSMNTSTIRPASLQDKIKVTAEAGWDAIEPWINDLEKYEEEGGNLKDLGKQIKDLGLFVPNVIGLWESIPADQAAWEASLEVTRRRMRQCADIGSIHVAAIPTPDRENFDVKWGAERYRDLLRIGREDYNIIVAIEFIGFLKGLNKFGMACSLAVDSDDPTACIVADTFHLWRGGSGFNGIQLLNEKIIGNFHWNDIGADAKPEGTGDASRILPGDGVLPLHQALRDLKAIGYTRTLSLELFNEELWKKDPKEVSEIGLRKMREGVEKALA
- a CDS encoding endonuclease/exonuclease/phosphatase family protein gives rise to the protein MGKIPAKKFIKLFTLLSAVLAVALGGLLLLMNSRAGVGDDLSESALLATPPAPLGAPVTLKVVTFNIQDLYIAGKDRPLRMRAIGAKLMILDPDIVGFQEAFIASDRAVLLKELESTRLKYHQYYPSGNVGSGLLIASAFPIKEVYFHRFTTSNPFYKIWEGDWWAGKGVALARLELPEGHIDFYNTHAQAGYGNPAYDLVRNEQMAELAAFVKRSHTGSAPALLAGDMNCRIEDAEFQTAVNGAGLARVMSGESRIDHIFARTDARYTFEVIKTEPIEAKVKLSEKEISLSDHIGYMSTIAIRPNETTTNRSEP
- a CDS encoding outer membrane lipoprotein-sorting protein; the protein is MIRRACALLMPLLAATGLAQGETPSIETIKSAAEASWKQVQSFTSDVTMDFLFPVGTEPLNLTGAGSLNYLRDKEKDKYRFKVVTKVPEPFAMEMKMDVLYDDDKVYTVTEVMGQKHKQEGKPSLEQNALPPGGGRLIEGMEAQMVLTPLESAKVGEHEVFVVEGKPRDAALPFSKAIFYIDKGLGIQRKSEIYQQDGTLGITMTFSNIQLNSNPSPSMFVPEP
- a CDS encoding amidohydrolase family protein produces the protein MRQLTLTDDDRQIYRTEIAPWLPTRIFDAHTHLLINRCHPQIAETLSFAEDDLLGNVDLPWLQHWWEVLLPGINVRGMVMGYPTPDVLMAEENLEVATQCAPAGHIFAWLVKPSDSLERLEADILRHRPAVLKPYMCFVEGKPMNDSDITDLIPEGQLALADKYGLAVMLHVAKQAGMGDADNLRDIALLSKAFPNCQFILAHCGRCFIAPNAEKMVAELVRADNVWMDTSAVCDAGVFLTVLKHYDRSKILFGSDLVTAVGFRGNYVRMGLSWHCCTDGMVARQGGMAHRSTFAAYENLASLCFAMRFLEIDTAGREAIFFANAERLFKPFL
- a CDS encoding FGGY-family carbohydrate kinase produces the protein MLNPSGTILVFDLGTTNFKGTLFDINGELKALVRIPTPFTNTRGMHSEVSVAAFDAAIQQIADELRASAPADYAAITAVTFSSQTNSFVLLAPSGEALTPFIIWNDRRAAAIDPPLDAFITLPDFYARSGVPGLSPEFMLAKLYWHQEETAELWERVDRILLISDYLTWRFTGKFVTEAGTAGLTGLIDIHTLEWRDDALALIALERDSLCDIVRAGTNLGRVTPAASEAFHLSSDCRFVVGCLDQFAGAIGAGNTQCGDISETTGTVLATVRCADEFAPVVGSPVFWGPSASPGRYYQMIFGDVSANLLEAFRNALPEPMEFDALGEEAANASSGRLILPRNLDTPALLELVRAWANMEPRGEAVRAIFEGVANSLSDQLEQLCGPSRPSEIHSVGGAARSKVWMAIKSDILGIPARAVDCPEPTSLGAALLAMHGLSGISLESLAARCVKLAGTE
- a CDS encoding neutral/alkaline non-lysosomal ceramidase N-terminal domain-containing protein is translated as MNNQLFAGAAAVDITPATSLHLFGYPHVARNSTGVHDPLYSSALYLKSGGEQQLFIGNDVIFVPKDLAGRARNRLASSTGIPASAICLSATHTHSGPDTVAYVSNAADHTVPPPDEAFLQQLEDGIVAAGEAAVKSAVAAEIAFAIADGSCVGGNRRNPAGPSIPEVPVWLVRDAVTQAPIGVMLIVSMHPTVLHEDSTLYSGDFPGLTRQRLQAAWQGLPVIYHTGACGNQSPRHVVKANTFAEAERLGFALADNVLEAMAAPKFSAELTLGHGATSDRLPLRVFPGEAEAAAAVDTATARFERLKQANPGSPETRTAETDLFGAQETLTLAQAVRRGLVDAAAAKCIPAEVQCFRLGDQRIAAFPGEVFVEFVLDLQAEFPKLHAITMANGELQGYLVTEEALAEGGYEASNALFKSPDGATILMDLAAELLCEPALEI
- a CDS encoding GntR family transcriptional regulator; amino-acid sequence: MQATAYNRVAATLRDQILSGTWQGSNQLPTERELCERFQTSRITIRRALQILEDEQLVERHQGVGTFIKSNPERKIPLLTTDYFGSIQTHAPDLSRRLEYLRTAAANEATAKALQLAPGESVLEGVRVDRLREEPIATDQVFIVQRFADRLDIAHFEEMDFLALWARRQRIALDYCTQSIEATRALKPIATLLNIKTNDIVLKETNVVTVSGGIPAGLFITHYRHDVFRFESTIDLKSRGTLGKSHG